In one window of Cynocephalus volans isolate mCynVol1 chromosome 6, mCynVol1.pri, whole genome shotgun sequence DNA:
- the RNF151 gene encoding LOW QUALITY PROTEIN: RING finger protein 151 (The sequence of the model RefSeq protein was modified relative to this genomic sequence to represent the inferred CDS: inserted 2 bases in 1 codon): MLAWPLQTGGYDLNLFTSPPDCNFLCSVCHGVLKRPVRLPCSHIFCKKCILRWLARQKTCPCCRVEVRRRKMVHVNKLQRTIGRLEVKCKNAEAGCLVTCPLAHRKGHQDSCPFELMACPNEGCTARVLRGTLAEHQRQCQQGAQQRCPLGCGATLDPVERVQHNCYRELRDAWSERQQRSRPLLLCVLRHVRQVHRATNLIRGQLAQLGNFLEDDALLLGTPQEEAKATPEGNIGAEESGXPRATVPCK, translated from the exons ATGCTGGCCTGGCCTTTGCAGACTGGCGGGTATGATCTCAACCTCTTCACCAGCCCTCCTGACTGCAACTTCCTGTGCTCCGTCTGCCACGGGGTTCTTAAGAGGCCAGTAAGGTTGCCATGCAGCCACATCTTCTGCAAAAAGTGCATCCTCCGGTGGCTAGCCAG ACAAAAGACCTGTCCGTGCTGCAGGGTagaggtgaggaggaggaagatggtcCATGTGAATAAACTCCAGAGAACCATTGGCCGCCTAGAAGTCAAG TGCAAGAACGCGGAGGCTGGCTGCTTGGTGACCTGCCCTCTAGCCCATCGCAAGGGGCACCAGGACTCATGCCCGTTTGAGCTAATGGCCTGCCCCAACGAGGGCTGCACTGCACGGGTGCTACGTGGGACCCTGGCCGAGCACCAGCGGCAGTGCCAGCAAGGTGCCCAGCAGCGTTGTCCCCTGGGCTGTGGGGCCACCCTGGACCCTGTAGAACGTGTGCAGCACAACTGCTACCGCGAGCTGCGCGACGCCTGGAGCGAGCGCCAGCAGCGCAGCCGGCCCCTGTTGCTATGCGTGCTGCGACATGTGCGCCAGGTGCACCGCGCCACCAACCTCATCCGCGGGCAGCTGGCCCAGCTCGGCAACTTCCTGGAGGACGATGCCCTGCTCCTGGGCACCCCGCAGGAGGAGGCCAAGGCCACCCCGGAAGGCAATATTGGGGCTGAGGAGTCGGG GCCCAGGGCCACAGTGCCTTGTAAATAG